A genomic region of Alnus glutinosa chromosome 11, dhAlnGlut1.1, whole genome shotgun sequence contains the following coding sequences:
- the LOC133881737 gene encoding leucine--tRNA ligase, cytoplasmic-like isoform X1, with protein sequence MKLWYFVLCSFRLHCDMASESGSVATEGGKSFARRDSLLQIERDVREWWEKEDIFRAEPRERPPEPGEKFFGNFPYPYMNGYLHLGHAFSLSKLEFAAAYHRLRGANVLLPFAFHCTGMPIKASADKLVREIQQFGDPPTFPHELDEEVDITQEAEDANGDAPPDTFKGKKSKVISKSSGQAFQWEIMRSFGLSDSEISQFQNPYNWLTYFPPLAREDLKAFGLGCDWRRSFITTDMNPFYDSFVRWQMRKLKSMGKIVKDVRYTIYSPLDGQPCADHDRATGEGVQPQEYTLIKMEVVSPFPSKLGVLEGRRVFLGAATLRPETMYGQTNAWVLPDGKYGAFEINDTEVFILTQRAALNLAYQNYSRIPEKPTCLVELTGYDLIGLPLRSPLSFNEIIYALPMLTILTDKGTGIVTSVPSDAPDDYMALHDLKSKPSLRAKYGVKDEWVLPFEMIPIIDIPEFGDRAAERVCKDMKIKSQNEKEKLAEAKKLTYLKGFTEGTMVAGEFAGSRVQEAKPLVRSKLLEMGLAIMYSEPEKRVVSRSGDDCVVALTDQWYITYGEPEWKKLAEKCLSTMNLFSDETRHGFEHTLGWLNQWACSRSFGLGTRIPWDEQYLVESLSDSTIYMAYYTIAHLLQNGDIYGSDTSLIKPEQMTDEVWDFIFCGGPCPKSSDISSSILTKMKQEFEYWYPFDVRVSGKDLIQNHLTFSIYNHTAIMSKNHWPRGFRCNGHIMLNSEKMSKSTGNFRTLHQAIEEFSADATRFALADAGDGVDDANFAFETANAAILRLTKEISWMEEVLAAKSSLRTGPPSTYADRVFANEINIAVKRTEQHYQNYMFREALKAGFFDLQSARDEYRFSCGAGGMNYDLACRFMDVQTRLITPICPHYAEYVWRTLLKMNGFVVKAGWPVADAPDLTLKSANKYLQDSIVLMRKLLQKQILGSKKAKKNDSPVTLLTEANRLTGLIYVNEQFHGWKADCLMILQSKFDSKTRTFAPDEEILEALKNSSVGQDADFKQTQQLYRPFLRFKKDEAVALGVQALDLRLPFGEIEVLQENLDLIKRQLGLDEVEILSATDPDAPAKAGPLVSLLDQNPPSPGNPTAIFLTRS encoded by the exons ATGAAGTTATGGTATTTTGTTCTTTGTAGTTTCCGTCTGCATTGTGACATGGCGTCAGAGAGTGGAAGTGTAGCGACTGAGGGTGGGAAAAGCTTTGCTAGGAGGGATAGTCTTCTACAGATTGAGCGTGATGTTCGAGAATGGTGGGAAAAAGAAGATATTTTCAGGGCTGAACCTCGTGAAAGACCTCCTGAACCGGGTGAGAAGTTCTTTGGCAACTTCCCCTATCCTTATATGAATGGGTATTTGCATCTTGGACACGCATTCTCACTTTCAAAGCTAGAATTTGCTGCTGCTTATCATAGACTAAGAGGTGCCAATGTGCTCTTGCCTTTTGCTTTCCACTGCACCGGCATGCCCATAAAGGCCTCAGCTGATAAGCTTGTACGTGAAATCCAACAATTTGGGGATCCACCAACTTTCCCCCATGAATTGGACGAGGAAGTAGATATCACACAAGAAGCTGAGGATGCAAATGGAGATGCACCACCGGATACATTCAAGGGCAAGAAGTCCAAGGTTATCTCAAAATCAAGTGGTCAGGCATTCCAGTGGGAGATTATGCGTAGTTTTGGCCTCTCTGATAGTGAGATATCTCAGTTCCAGAATCCATATAATTGGTTGACCTACTTTCCTCCATTGGCCAGGGAGGACCTTAAAGCTTTTGGCTTGGGTTGTGACTGGAGACGCTCTTTTATCACTACTGACATGAACCCGTTTTATGATTCCTTTGTGAGGTGGCAGATGAGGAAGTTAAAATCCATGGGGAAGATTGTGAAAGATGTCAGATACACAATATATTCTCCTCTAGATGGCCAGCCATGCGCAGATCATGATAGGGCAACTGGTGAAGGAGTTCAGCCTCAAGAGTACACTCTCATCAAGATGGAGGTGGTGTCGCCTTTTCCCTCTAAACTAGGAGTGCTAGAGGGGAGAAGAGTTTTCTTGGGGGCTGCAACTTTGAGACCTGAGACCATGTATGGGCAAACAAATGCATGGGTATTGCCTGATGGGAAGTATGGAGCCTTTGAAATTAATGACACAGAAGTCTTTATTCTCACACAAAGAGCTGCCCTTAACCTTGCATATCAGAACTACTCTAGAATCCCAGAGAAACCTACATGCTTGGTTGAGCTGACTGGTTATGATTTGATTGGCCTCCCATTAAGGTCCCCTCTTTCGTTCAACGAGATCATATATGCCCTTCCCATGTTGACCATCCTAACAGACAAAGGTACCGGGATTGTCACTAGTGTACCTAGTGATGCTCCTGATGATTATATGGCGTTGCATGATTTAAAATCAAAACCATCTCTTAGGGCAAAGTATGGTGTCAAGGATGAATGGGTATTGCCCTTTGAGATGATTCccatcatcgacattccagaaTTTGGAGACAGGGCTGCTGAAAGAGTTTGCAAGGATATGAAAATCAAAAGCCAGAATGAAAAGGAGAAGCTTGCAGAAGCTAAGAAGTTGACATACTTGAAAGGATTTACAGAGGGAACAATGGTTGCTGGTGAGTTTGCGGGGAGCAGAGTCCAGGAAGCAAAGCCATTGGTCAGGAGCAAGCTTTTAGAGATGGGCCTGGCAATTATGTATAGTGAACCCGAGAAGAGGGTGGTATCAAGGTCTGGTGATGACTGTGTTGTGGCACTTACAGATCAATGGTACATTACATATGGGGAACCAGAATGGAAGAAGTTGGCCGAGAAGTGCCTGTCCACCATGAATCTATTTTCTGATGAGACACGGCATGGCTTTGAGCATACTTTGGGTTGGCTAAATCAGTGGGCTTGTTCACGATCTTTTGGGCTTGGGACTCGCATCCCTTGGGATGAACAATATCTTGTTGAGTCATTGTCTGATTCCACTATCTACATGGCTTATTACACCATTGCCCACCTGTTACAGAATGGGGATATATATGGATCTGATACATCTCTCATAAAGCCTGAACAAATGACTGATGAGGTCTGGGATTTTATTTTCTGTGGTGGTCCATGCCCAAAGTCATCCGATATCTCTTCATCCATTCTTACTAAGATGAAGCAGGAGTTTGAATATTGGTATCCCTTTGATGTTCGAGTGTCTGGTAAGGATCTCATCCAGAATCATCTGACTTTCTCCATCTACAACCACACAGCAATCATGTCCAAGAATCACTGGCCTCGTGGGTTTAGATGCAATGGGCACATCATGCTGAATTCTGAGAAGATGTCCAAGTCTACAGGGAATTTCAGGACCCTACACCAGGCAATTGAGGAATTTTCTGCTGATGCCACACGATTCGCTTTGGCTGATGCTGGTGATGGTGTTGATGATGCAAATTTTGCATTTGAGACTGCGAATGCTGCTATCCTACGACTTACTAAAGAGATTTCATGGATGGAAGAAGTTCTGGCAGCTAAGTCTTCTTTGAGAACAGGTCCCCCATCTACCTATGCTGATCGGGTGTTTGCAAATGAGATAAACATTGCTGTCAAAAGGACCGAGCAGCATTACCAGAATTACATGTTTCGAGAAGCTCTCAAGGCTGGTTTTTTCGATCTCCAATCTGCCAGGGATGAGTACAGGTTCTCATGCGGTGCTGGGGGCATGAACTATGATTTGGCTTGTCGTTTTATGGATGTGCAGACACGGCTTATCACTCCAATCTGTCCTCACTATGCGGAGTATGTTTGGAGGACGCTTTTGAAGATGAACGGGTTTGTTGTGAAGGCTGGATGGCCTGTAGCTGATGCTCCGGATCTAACCCTCAAGAGTGCCAACAAGTATTTGCAAGACTCGATTGTTTTGATGAGAAAGCTGCTTCAGAAACAAATATTAGGTTCAAAGAAAGCTAAGAAGAATGACTCTCCAGTGACATTACTGACTGAAGCCAACAGGCTAACAGGCttgatttatgtgaatgagcaatTTCACGGATGGAAAGCAGATTGCTTAATGATATTGCAAAGCAAATTTGACAGCAAGACTCGTACTTTTGCTCCAGATGAGGAGATACTTGAGGCACTGAAGAATAGTTCTGTTGGTCAGGATGCAGATTTCAAGCAAACCCAACAGTTGTATAGGCCTTTCTTGAGGTTCAAGAAGGATGAGGCAGTTGCACTAGGAGTTCAGGCTTTGGATTTGAGGCTACCATTTGGAGAGATTGAAGTCCTCCAGGAGAACTTGGACTTGATTAAGAGACAACTTGGTCTTGATGAGGTGGAGATTCTGTCTGCAACTGATCCTGATGCTCCTGCTAAAGCCGGTCCTCTTGTTTCGCTGTTAGATCAGAATCCTCCATCCCCTGGAAATCCAACTGCCATCTTCTTGACTAG GTCATAG
- the LOC133881737 gene encoding leucine--tRNA ligase, cytoplasmic-like isoform X2: MASESGSVATEGGKSFARRDSLLQIERDVREWWEKEDIFRAEPRERPPEPGEKFFGNFPYPYMNGYLHLGHAFSLSKLEFAAAYHRLRGANVLLPFAFHCTGMPIKASADKLVREIQQFGDPPTFPHELDEEVDITQEAEDANGDAPPDTFKGKKSKVISKSSGQAFQWEIMRSFGLSDSEISQFQNPYNWLTYFPPLAREDLKAFGLGCDWRRSFITTDMNPFYDSFVRWQMRKLKSMGKIVKDVRYTIYSPLDGQPCADHDRATGEGVQPQEYTLIKMEVVSPFPSKLGVLEGRRVFLGAATLRPETMYGQTNAWVLPDGKYGAFEINDTEVFILTQRAALNLAYQNYSRIPEKPTCLVELTGYDLIGLPLRSPLSFNEIIYALPMLTILTDKGTGIVTSVPSDAPDDYMALHDLKSKPSLRAKYGVKDEWVLPFEMIPIIDIPEFGDRAAERVCKDMKIKSQNEKEKLAEAKKLTYLKGFTEGTMVAGEFAGSRVQEAKPLVRSKLLEMGLAIMYSEPEKRVVSRSGDDCVVALTDQWYITYGEPEWKKLAEKCLSTMNLFSDETRHGFEHTLGWLNQWACSRSFGLGTRIPWDEQYLVESLSDSTIYMAYYTIAHLLQNGDIYGSDTSLIKPEQMTDEVWDFIFCGGPCPKSSDISSSILTKMKQEFEYWYPFDVRVSGKDLIQNHLTFSIYNHTAIMSKNHWPRGFRCNGHIMLNSEKMSKSTGNFRTLHQAIEEFSADATRFALADAGDGVDDANFAFETANAAILRLTKEISWMEEVLAAKSSLRTGPPSTYADRVFANEINIAVKRTEQHYQNYMFREALKAGFFDLQSARDEYRFSCGAGGMNYDLACRFMDVQTRLITPICPHYAEYVWRTLLKMNGFVVKAGWPVADAPDLTLKSANKYLQDSIVLMRKLLQKQILGSKKAKKNDSPVTLLTEANRLTGLIYVNEQFHGWKADCLMILQSKFDSKTRTFAPDEEILEALKNSSVGQDADFKQTQQLYRPFLRFKKDEAVALGVQALDLRLPFGEIEVLQENLDLIKRQLGLDEVEILSATDPDAPAKAGPLVSLLDQNPPSPGNPTAIFLTRS; the protein is encoded by the exons ATGGCGTCAGAGAGTGGAAGTGTAGCGACTGAGGGTGGGAAAAGCTTTGCTAGGAGGGATAGTCTTCTACAGATTGAGCGTGATGTTCGAGAATGGTGGGAAAAAGAAGATATTTTCAGGGCTGAACCTCGTGAAAGACCTCCTGAACCGGGTGAGAAGTTCTTTGGCAACTTCCCCTATCCTTATATGAATGGGTATTTGCATCTTGGACACGCATTCTCACTTTCAAAGCTAGAATTTGCTGCTGCTTATCATAGACTAAGAGGTGCCAATGTGCTCTTGCCTTTTGCTTTCCACTGCACCGGCATGCCCATAAAGGCCTCAGCTGATAAGCTTGTACGTGAAATCCAACAATTTGGGGATCCACCAACTTTCCCCCATGAATTGGACGAGGAAGTAGATATCACACAAGAAGCTGAGGATGCAAATGGAGATGCACCACCGGATACATTCAAGGGCAAGAAGTCCAAGGTTATCTCAAAATCAAGTGGTCAGGCATTCCAGTGGGAGATTATGCGTAGTTTTGGCCTCTCTGATAGTGAGATATCTCAGTTCCAGAATCCATATAATTGGTTGACCTACTTTCCTCCATTGGCCAGGGAGGACCTTAAAGCTTTTGGCTTGGGTTGTGACTGGAGACGCTCTTTTATCACTACTGACATGAACCCGTTTTATGATTCCTTTGTGAGGTGGCAGATGAGGAAGTTAAAATCCATGGGGAAGATTGTGAAAGATGTCAGATACACAATATATTCTCCTCTAGATGGCCAGCCATGCGCAGATCATGATAGGGCAACTGGTGAAGGAGTTCAGCCTCAAGAGTACACTCTCATCAAGATGGAGGTGGTGTCGCCTTTTCCCTCTAAACTAGGAGTGCTAGAGGGGAGAAGAGTTTTCTTGGGGGCTGCAACTTTGAGACCTGAGACCATGTATGGGCAAACAAATGCATGGGTATTGCCTGATGGGAAGTATGGAGCCTTTGAAATTAATGACACAGAAGTCTTTATTCTCACACAAAGAGCTGCCCTTAACCTTGCATATCAGAACTACTCTAGAATCCCAGAGAAACCTACATGCTTGGTTGAGCTGACTGGTTATGATTTGATTGGCCTCCCATTAAGGTCCCCTCTTTCGTTCAACGAGATCATATATGCCCTTCCCATGTTGACCATCCTAACAGACAAAGGTACCGGGATTGTCACTAGTGTACCTAGTGATGCTCCTGATGATTATATGGCGTTGCATGATTTAAAATCAAAACCATCTCTTAGGGCAAAGTATGGTGTCAAGGATGAATGGGTATTGCCCTTTGAGATGATTCccatcatcgacattccagaaTTTGGAGACAGGGCTGCTGAAAGAGTTTGCAAGGATATGAAAATCAAAAGCCAGAATGAAAAGGAGAAGCTTGCAGAAGCTAAGAAGTTGACATACTTGAAAGGATTTACAGAGGGAACAATGGTTGCTGGTGAGTTTGCGGGGAGCAGAGTCCAGGAAGCAAAGCCATTGGTCAGGAGCAAGCTTTTAGAGATGGGCCTGGCAATTATGTATAGTGAACCCGAGAAGAGGGTGGTATCAAGGTCTGGTGATGACTGTGTTGTGGCACTTACAGATCAATGGTACATTACATATGGGGAACCAGAATGGAAGAAGTTGGCCGAGAAGTGCCTGTCCACCATGAATCTATTTTCTGATGAGACACGGCATGGCTTTGAGCATACTTTGGGTTGGCTAAATCAGTGGGCTTGTTCACGATCTTTTGGGCTTGGGACTCGCATCCCTTGGGATGAACAATATCTTGTTGAGTCATTGTCTGATTCCACTATCTACATGGCTTATTACACCATTGCCCACCTGTTACAGAATGGGGATATATATGGATCTGATACATCTCTCATAAAGCCTGAACAAATGACTGATGAGGTCTGGGATTTTATTTTCTGTGGTGGTCCATGCCCAAAGTCATCCGATATCTCTTCATCCATTCTTACTAAGATGAAGCAGGAGTTTGAATATTGGTATCCCTTTGATGTTCGAGTGTCTGGTAAGGATCTCATCCAGAATCATCTGACTTTCTCCATCTACAACCACACAGCAATCATGTCCAAGAATCACTGGCCTCGTGGGTTTAGATGCAATGGGCACATCATGCTGAATTCTGAGAAGATGTCCAAGTCTACAGGGAATTTCAGGACCCTACACCAGGCAATTGAGGAATTTTCTGCTGATGCCACACGATTCGCTTTGGCTGATGCTGGTGATGGTGTTGATGATGCAAATTTTGCATTTGAGACTGCGAATGCTGCTATCCTACGACTTACTAAAGAGATTTCATGGATGGAAGAAGTTCTGGCAGCTAAGTCTTCTTTGAGAACAGGTCCCCCATCTACCTATGCTGATCGGGTGTTTGCAAATGAGATAAACATTGCTGTCAAAAGGACCGAGCAGCATTACCAGAATTACATGTTTCGAGAAGCTCTCAAGGCTGGTTTTTTCGATCTCCAATCTGCCAGGGATGAGTACAGGTTCTCATGCGGTGCTGGGGGCATGAACTATGATTTGGCTTGTCGTTTTATGGATGTGCAGACACGGCTTATCACTCCAATCTGTCCTCACTATGCGGAGTATGTTTGGAGGACGCTTTTGAAGATGAACGGGTTTGTTGTGAAGGCTGGATGGCCTGTAGCTGATGCTCCGGATCTAACCCTCAAGAGTGCCAACAAGTATTTGCAAGACTCGATTGTTTTGATGAGAAAGCTGCTTCAGAAACAAATATTAGGTTCAAAGAAAGCTAAGAAGAATGACTCTCCAGTGACATTACTGACTGAAGCCAACAGGCTAACAGGCttgatttatgtgaatgagcaatTTCACGGATGGAAAGCAGATTGCTTAATGATATTGCAAAGCAAATTTGACAGCAAGACTCGTACTTTTGCTCCAGATGAGGAGATACTTGAGGCACTGAAGAATAGTTCTGTTGGTCAGGATGCAGATTTCAAGCAAACCCAACAGTTGTATAGGCCTTTCTTGAGGTTCAAGAAGGATGAGGCAGTTGCACTAGGAGTTCAGGCTTTGGATTTGAGGCTACCATTTGGAGAGATTGAAGTCCTCCAGGAGAACTTGGACTTGATTAAGAGACAACTTGGTCTTGATGAGGTGGAGATTCTGTCTGCAACTGATCCTGATGCTCCTGCTAAAGCCGGTCCTCTTGTTTCGCTGTTAGATCAGAATCCTCCATCCCCTGGAAATCCAACTGCCATCTTCTTGACTAG GTCATAG
- the LOC133882197 gene encoding glucuronoxylan 4-O-methyltransferase 1, whose protein sequence is MRPKSHPILNLKFLLLGVFIAFFLLFMLRSGFPTSMQSESAISQTFTPNAKADTKCQTCSKIPPTLAQVLIHYSTSTITPQQTLKEISVTARVLEKKSPCNFLVFGLGHDSLMWNALNYGGRTIFLEEDEAWIQQIRRRFPMLESYHVTYDSKVNQANQLMEVGRGPECTALGDPRYSMCQLALKGLPGEVYETQWDLIMVDAPTGYYEEAPGRMTAIYTAGMMARNRVDAGETEVFVHDVNREVEDRFSRAFLCESYMRKQVGRLRHFTIPSHRDGSDRPFCPE, encoded by the coding sequence atgaggcCTAAATCCCACCCAATCCTCAACCTTAAGTTCCTCCTCCTTGGGGTCTTCATTGCTTTCTTCCTCCTCTTTATGCTAAGATCAGGCTTTCCAACTTCCATGCAAAGTGAGTCTGCCATTTCACAAACTTTCACACCCAATGCAAAAGCAGATACAAAGTGTCAAACTTGCAGCAAGATCCCACCCACACTAGCCCAAGTTCTCATCCATTACTCAACCTCAACCATCACCCCACAGCAAACACTCAAAGAGATCTCAGTGACAGCAAGAGTTTTAGAAAAGAAATCTCCCTGCAACTTCCTAGTCTTTGGCCTAGGCCACGACAGCCTCATGTGGAATGCGCTCAACTACGGCGGCCGCACGATTTTCCTTGAAGAAGACGAGGCATGGATACAGCAAATCCGACGCCGATTTCCGATGCTCGAGTCTTATCATGTCACATATGACAGCAAGGTGAACCAGGCCAATCAACTGATGGAGGTTGGCAGGGGGCCTGAGTGCACAGCACTTGGTGATCCTAGATACTCTATGTGCCAACTTGCCTTGAAAGGCTTGCCGGGTGAAGTCTATGAAACACAATGGGATCTGATTATGGTCGATGCGCCGACCGGTTACTACGAGGAGGCGCCGGGAAGGATGACTGCTATATATACAGCAGGGATGATGGCAAGGAATAGAGTGGATGCAGGAGAAACTGAAGTGTTTGTGCATGATGTGAATAGGGAGGTGGAGGATAGGTTCTCCAGGGCATTTCTCTGTGAAAGCTACATGAGGAAACAAGTAGGCAGGTTAAGGCACTTCACTATCCCTAGCCACAGAGATGGCTCAGACAGGCCTTTCTGCCCAGAATAA
- the LOC133881817 gene encoding probable serine/threonine-protein kinase At1g09600 isoform X2, translated as MAFLAECSGWGSDQRVGASKGRVVSEIGQVQIGQGTYSSVYKARDLETNKIVALKKVRFANMDPESVRFMAREIIIQRRLDHPNVMKLEGLITSRVSGSLYLVFEYMEHDLAGLAATTGVKFTEAQIKCYMQQLLCGLDHCHSHGVLHRDIKGSNLLIDHDGNLKIGDFGLATFFHSHQKQPLTSRVVTLWYRPPELLLGASDYGIAVDLWSTGCILAELFAGKPIMPGRTEVEQLHKIFKLCGSPSEEYWMKSKLPHATIFKPQHPYKRTVAETFKDFPDPALALLDVLLAVEPEGRGTASSALQSEFFTTMPLPCDPSALPKYPPSKEFDARLRDEEARRRRAGSVIGRERESTRRGSRESKAMPAPDANAELQASIQKIKGQPNPKSVSEKYNPEDDGGSGFPIEPPKRKARSVLSHSGQSMHPTTYGSSRKMNVNEQEAPTVPGEAFSRPENGTVFRSPKPHIPGTEFSRFSNSVAIRGSMDSHWPEDHFNARYNHLDNGEAPDKHQWSQHLLDRAKSSYKKDEQPSGKESGTVYTKKNRIHYSGPLMPPGGNLEEMLKEHERKIQNAVRKARLDKTKKTESENGQTESLLHSGNGR; from the exons AACGAACAAAATTGTTGCATTGAAAAAGGTGCGGTTTGCTAATATGGATCCAGAAAGTGTTCGTTTTATGGCGAGAGAAATTATCATCCAGCGTAGGCTTGATCACCCAAATGTCATGAAGCTTGAAGGTCTGATTACTTCAAGGGTATCTGGCAGCTTATACCTTGTATTTGAATACATGGAGCATGATCTTGCTGGACTTGCAGCAACAACTGGGGTCAAATTCACTGAAGCACAG ATCAAATGCTATATGCAACAACTACTATGTGGACTTGACCATTGTCATAGTCATGGTGTTTTGCACCGTGACATCAAGGGGTCAAATCTTCTGATTGACCATGATGGCAATCTAAAGATTGGTGATTTCGGGTTAGCAACTTTTTTCCACTCCCATCAGAAGCAGCCTCTGACAAGTCGGGTGGTAACTTTATGGTACAGACCGCCTGAACTTTTGCTTGGCGCATCAGACTATGGAATTGCTGTGGATTTGTGGAGTACTGGTTGCATTCTTGCAGAATTATTTGCTGGGAAGCCTATCATGCCGGGAAGAACAGAG GTTGAGCAACTGCATAAAATCTTCAAACTTTGTGGGTCACCTTCTGAAGAGTATTGGATGAAGTCAAAATTGCCACATGCAACCATCTTTAAGCCTCAACATCCTTACAAACGTACAGTTGCTGAGACATTCAAGGACTTTCCTGATCCAGCATTGGCCCTTTTGGATGTCCTTCTTGCAGTAGAACCTGAGGGCCGCGGAACAGCTTCTTCTGCACTCCAGAGTGAG TTCTTCACGACAATGCCTCTTCCCTGTGATCCATCAGCTTTGCCCAAGTACCCACCAAGTAAGGAGTTTGATGCCAGGCTTCGAGATGAGGAAGCTAGAAG GCGAAGAGCAGGGAGTGTTATAGGGCGTGAACGTGAATCAACTAGAAGGGGTTCCAGAGAATCCAAAGCCATGCCAGCACCAGATGCCAATGCTGAGTTACAGGCATCCATACAG aaaataaaagggcAGCCTAACCCGAAAAGTGTCAGCGAGAAGTACAATCCTGAAGATGATGGTGGCTCTGGTTTCCCTATCGAACCTCCCAAAAGAAAAGCACGAAGTGTTCTCTCCCATTCTGGCCAATCAATGCACCCAACTACTTACGGATCTTCACGCAAAATGAATGTGAATGAGCAGGAGGCTCCTACAGTTCCTGGCGAAGCTTTCAGTCGTCCAGAGAATGGCACAGTGTTTAGATCACCAAAACCTCACATACCTGGAACTGAATTTTCCAGGTTTTCCAACTCAGTAGCAATTCGAGGCAGCATGGATTCACACTGGCCAGAGGACCATTTTAATGCAAGATATAACCATCTTGATAATGGTGAAGCCCCTGACAAGCACCAGTGGTCCCAACATTTGCTGGATAGAGCTAAATCTTCTTATAAAAAGGATGAACAGCCATCTGGAAAGGAGTCTGGAACG GTTTACACCAAAAAGAACAGGATCCACTACTCCGGACCGTTGATGCCTCCAGGAGGAAACCTTGAGGAGATGCTCAAGGAGCACGAGAGAAAAATCCAAAATGCTGTCCGCAAGGCTCGTTTGGACAAGACCAAGAAAACCGAAAGTGAGAACGGACAAACTGAATCGCTACTCCACTCTGGAAACGGAAGGTGA